A single region of the Actinomycetes bacterium genome encodes:
- a CDS encoding amidohydrolase, producing the protein MSDNELPMIVSVDDHVVEPGDLWQRWLPEKYRERGPRVERRGIESMTFLGGTQYDIVYSDDAPPADCWIYEDLVAPHKRHVAAVGFPREEMSLSPITYDEMRPGCYDVKERVADMLANHVDVSLSFPTFPRFCGQTFLEAADREVAEACVYAYNDWMVEEWCGESGGHLVPLIIIPLWDPQLAAAEVRRNAERGVHAVCFSEIPPHLGLPSVHTDHWDPFFAACAETQTVVCMHIGSSSKMPSTSGDAPPAVQATLSFNNAMGSLTDFLFSGVLVRFPELKLAYSEGQIGWIPYIIERADDVWQEHRAWGGVADIVPEPPSTYYYRQVFGCFFRDQHGLDSLDAVGLDNITFETDYPHTDTTWPNSKAVAEKMMGHLPADVQYKILRGNAIRMLSLDID; encoded by the coding sequence ATGAGCGACAATGAACTGCCCATGATCGTGAGCGTCGACGACCACGTCGTCGAGCCGGGCGACCTCTGGCAGCGCTGGCTTCCCGAGAAGTACCGCGAGCGCGGCCCCCGTGTGGAGCGCCGGGGGATCGAGTCGATGACGTTCCTCGGTGGCACGCAGTACGACATCGTCTACTCCGATGACGCGCCCCCGGCCGACTGCTGGATCTACGAGGACCTCGTCGCGCCGCACAAGCGCCACGTTGCAGCGGTGGGCTTCCCGCGCGAGGAGATGTCGCTGTCTCCGATCACCTACGACGAGATGCGCCCCGGTTGCTACGACGTGAAGGAGCGCGTCGCCGACATGCTCGCCAACCACGTGGACGTGTCGTTGTCGTTTCCCACCTTCCCGAGGTTCTGTGGCCAGACGTTCCTCGAGGCGGCCGACCGCGAAGTCGCCGAGGCCTGCGTGTACGCATACAACGACTGGATGGTCGAGGAATGGTGCGGCGAGTCCGGCGGCCACCTGGTGCCGCTCATCATCATTCCGCTGTGGGACCCACAGCTGGCCGCCGCCGAGGTGCGTCGCAACGCAGAGCGTGGAGTGCACGCCGTGTGCTTCTCGGAGATCCCGCCGCACCTGGGCCTGCCCAGCGTCCACACCGACCACTGGGACCCGTTCTTTGCCGCGTGTGCCGAGACGCAGACGGTGGTGTGCATGCACATCGGCAGCTCCTCGAAGATGCCGTCCACCTCTGGTGATGCCCCGCCGGCCGTGCAGGCCACGCTGTCGTTCAATAACGCGATGGGCAGCCTCACCGACTTCCTGTTCTCAGGCGTGCTGGTTCGCTTCCCGGAGCTGAAGCTGGCCTACAGCGAAGGCCAGATCGGCTGGATTCCCTACATCATCGAGCGTGCCGACGATGTCTGGCAGGAGCACCGTGCGTGGGGTGGCGTCGCCGACATCGTCCCCGAGCCGCCGTCGACCTACTACTACCGCCAGGTGTTCGGCTGCTTCTTCCGCGACCAGCACGGCCTCGACAGCCTGGACGCGGTCGGCCTGGACAACATCACCTTCGAGACCGACTACCCGCACACCGACACGACCTGGCCCAACTCGAAGGCCGTGGCCGAGAAGATGATGGGCCACCTGCCCGCGGACGTGCAGTACAAGATCCTGCGCGGCAACGCGATCAGGATGCTGTCACTCGACATCGACTGA